Proteins encoded in a region of the Verrucomicrobiota bacterium genome:
- a CDS encoding class I SAM-dependent methyltransferase, with protein MNGWETVPCAGCGSASAAPWLALPCADAPGGSSAVVTCDRCGLKRLDPRPGPQALSRYYEAAGQRGYNAFQGRRRDARRQALWEWIRDGAAHPCGRRHGWVPFRGALARWAFVINLDLRGRKGWSILEVGAGYGDLLKYWKDRGCEVLGTDLGPQASEAAGNLGLDVRVGTLSDLALPHRSFDAAVLCHSLEDLADPNCELAELARLLKPGGMLHIAVPNGQAVRFQVQGPSFMHLSFPLHFWFFDPANLESISRKHGFSLAGPMRTTTRHHALAHWLEQCVSGPRWKATQEFWTFLRLSLVQPHGGDVLRVQAVRDG; from the coding sequence ATGAACGGCTGGGAAACCGTCCCGTGTGCCGGATGCGGAAGCGCATCGGCGGCTCCCTGGCTTGCTCTTCCTTGCGCGGACGCCCCTGGCGGGTCCAGCGCGGTCGTGACTTGCGATCGATGCGGATTGAAACGGCTCGATCCACGGCCCGGTCCACAGGCGCTGTCCCGGTATTACGAAGCGGCCGGGCAGCGCGGTTACAACGCGTTTCAGGGACGACGACGGGATGCTCGCCGCCAAGCTCTCTGGGAGTGGATTCGCGATGGAGCCGCGCACCCTTGCGGACGGCGGCATGGATGGGTTCCGTTCCGCGGCGCGCTGGCGCGCTGGGCCTTCGTTATCAATCTTGATCTACGCGGACGGAAAGGATGGAGCATTCTCGAAGTGGGCGCCGGGTATGGAGACCTGCTGAAGTACTGGAAGGATCGGGGCTGCGAGGTATTGGGCACCGATTTGGGTCCTCAAGCGTCCGAAGCAGCGGGGAATCTCGGGCTGGACGTTCGTGTCGGGACTTTAAGCGACCTTGCCCTTCCGCATCGGTCCTTCGACGCGGCCGTGTTGTGCCACAGTTTGGAGGATTTGGCCGACCCCAACTGCGAACTTGCCGAGCTTGCCCGGTTGCTTAAGCCCGGCGGCATGCTTCACATCGCTGTCCCCAACGGCCAGGCCGTGCGGTTCCAAGTGCAGGGGCCCTCGTTCATGCATCTTTCGTTCCCCCTTCATTTTTGGTTCTTCGATCCCGCGAACCTCGAATCGATCTCGCGCAAGCACGGTTTCTCCCTGGCCGGTCCAATGCGGACGACGACGCGGCATCATGCCTTGGCTCACTGGCTCGAGCAGTGCGTCTCCGGCCCGCGCTGGAAGGCCACGCAGGAATTCTGGACGTTTCTTCGACTCAGCCTCGTCCAACCGCACGGGGGAGACGTGCTTCGAGTCCAGGCTGTTCGCGACGGGTGA
- a CDS encoding AbrB/MazE/SpoVT family DNA-binding domain-containing protein, producing MTTKRQVVLPKAMCERKRIRPGTSLRITEVGEGFYVTPVPEPTEAELAAVFKALDNGRKARPITAEDESLIQDEITKYRTEQRRRKA from the coding sequence GTGACCACTAAACGCCAGGTGGTCTTGCCCAAGGCCATGTGCGAACGCAAGCGCATCCGGCCAGGAACCTCTTTGCGGATTACCGAGGTCGGCGAGGGATTCTACGTGACACCAGTGCCTGAGCCGACCGAGGCCGAACTGGCGGCGGTGTTCAAGGCACTCGACAATGGACGCAAGGCGCGGCCCATCACCGCTGAAGATGAGTCCCTCATCCAGGACGAGATCACCAAATATCGGACTGAACAACGGAGGCGGAAGGCGTGA
- a CDS encoding response regulator, translated as MNPDPSPLKRSRAEPPCTSIPLDWKEALFNAGDEPLAICDERGQLVEVNVRAARLLGVDTKGGEKPRSMEEFLTASSWNRLLKALRREQGAEEDLTGISLIVRSRISMMVDLQLTPISGGYLLLAMRDAGRRWRMESHVHRRIAAIHSSRDVVYLTDAEGRITFVNAAFQGMTGHPVEGVLGQSPSLVRAPGQDSLCQECEKTVAEGRDWIGEYQNLRKDGTTYPVELLGRLESIDKAANKAVDVTQQLLSFSHASEEKEMVLDFNTVVHDACDLATRSVKGRVKLVLDLQAETLKVKIDTTRAQQALLNLCVNAKDAMPQGGELRIATEIVELTPAQAQKAKVKPGAAFVRCSVRDTGTGIPQELLSRIFDPFFTTKEKGKGTGLGLAIVHNVVAKAGGFLEVESVINQGTTFLLYFPVATELLTTIVKKQERPLLRGTGRVLVVDDLDLVREYTETFLTEAGYQVVSASSAEEALAILIESRGGFDLMLTDYNMSGQSGWQLIRETSRQWPSIRFILASGYLEAEERERMQQEGKVRILNKPFKMQDAAELVADVLGLVPSAKAA; from the coding sequence ATGAACCCCGACCCTTCTCCCCTCAAGCGTTCGCGAGCCGAACCGCCGTGCACCTCAATCCCTCTGGACTGGAAAGAGGCTCTCTTCAACGCGGGCGACGAACCGTTGGCCATCTGCGACGAGCGAGGGCAGTTGGTCGAGGTGAATGTGCGTGCGGCGCGCCTGTTGGGAGTGGACACGAAAGGCGGCGAGAAACCGCGTTCCATGGAGGAGTTTTTGACCGCCAGCTCCTGGAATCGATTACTGAAGGCGCTGCGGAGGGAGCAGGGGGCGGAGGAGGATCTCACTGGGATTTCCCTGATCGTGCGGTCTCGGATTTCGATGATGGTGGACCTGCAACTGACGCCTATTTCCGGAGGGTATTTGCTGCTGGCCATGAGGGACGCGGGACGTCGCTGGCGGATGGAATCGCATGTGCACCGGCGGATTGCGGCCATTCATTCCTCCCGGGACGTGGTTTACCTGACGGATGCCGAGGGCCGGATCACGTTTGTCAACGCGGCCTTCCAGGGCATGACCGGCCATCCTGTTGAGGGAGTCCTGGGACAATCCCCCTCGCTCGTTCGCGCGCCCGGTCAAGACTCCCTGTGCCAGGAGTGTGAGAAGACCGTGGCCGAGGGCAGGGACTGGATCGGCGAGTACCAGAACCTGCGCAAGGATGGCACGACGTATCCGGTGGAACTCCTTGGCCGCCTGGAATCGATCGACAAAGCCGCCAACAAGGCCGTGGATGTCACCCAGCAGTTGCTCTCCTTCAGCCATGCCTCGGAGGAAAAGGAGATGGTGCTGGATTTCAACACCGTCGTTCATGATGCCTGCGACCTCGCCACCCGGTCCGTCAAGGGCAGGGTGAAGTTGGTGCTGGATCTGCAGGCGGAGACGCTGAAGGTCAAGATTGACACGACGCGGGCGCAGCAAGCGCTGCTTAATCTTTGTGTCAATGCCAAGGACGCCATGCCCCAGGGAGGCGAACTCCGCATCGCCACGGAAATCGTGGAGTTGACTCCGGCGCAGGCGCAAAAGGCCAAGGTCAAACCGGGCGCCGCGTTTGTCCGGTGCTCCGTCCGTGACACTGGAACCGGCATTCCCCAGGAACTCTTGTCGCGGATTTTCGATCCATTTTTCACCACCAAAGAGAAGGGAAAAGGCACCGGGCTCGGGCTGGCCATCGTGCACAATGTGGTGGCGAAGGCGGGCGGCTTTCTCGAGGTCGAGAGTGTGATCAACCAGGGCACCACGTTCCTCCTCTATTTTCCGGTCGCCACGGAACTGCTCACGACGATTGTGAAAAAGCAGGAACGTCCATTGCTGCGAGGAACCGGACGAGTGCTGGTGGTGGATGATTTGGACCTCGTTCGCGAATACACTGAAACCTTTCTCACCGAGGCCGGCTATCAAGTTGTCAGCGCATCCAGCGCCGAAGAGGCGCTGGCCATCCTGATTGAAAGCCGGGGCGGCTTTGATTTGATGCTGACGGATTACAACATGAGCGGACAAAGCGGCTGGCAGTTGATCCGCGAGACATCGCGCCAATGGCCCTCCATTCGATTCATTCTCGCCTCGGGTTATCTTGAGGCCGAAGAGCGGGAGCGCATGCAGCAGGAAGGGAAGGTCCGCATTCTCAACAAGCCGTTCAAAATGCAGGACGCGGCGGAGTTGGTCGCGGATGTTCTCGGCTTGGTGCCCTCCGCCAAAGCCGCCTGA
- a CDS encoding recombinase family protein yields the protein MKEQTKNRLVGYARVSTNGQELKLQLDALEKAGCPKKLIFVDKVSGAKAARPGLDACLRELKEGDTLIAWRLDRLGRSVRHLIDLVEQLRQRKVGFKSLCDGAIDTTTASGELIFHIFTALAQFERRLIQERTRAGLEAARARGRKGGRKPIAVGDPRSRWPRSCTPTSRSPSSTSARPCGFPGRRSTGIWRRPELDPNPGVG from the coding sequence ATGAAAGAGCAGACCAAGAACCGACTGGTTGGCTACGCCAGGGTCAGCACGAACGGCCAGGAACTCAAACTCCAGCTCGATGCTTTGGAAAAGGCAGGGTGCCCGAAGAAGTTGATCTTCGTGGACAAGGTGTCCGGCGCGAAGGCGGCGCGACCCGGGCTGGACGCCTGCCTGCGGGAGCTGAAGGAAGGCGACACCTTGATCGCATGGCGTCTGGATCGGTTGGGACGGTCAGTTCGGCACCTGATCGACCTGGTTGAGCAGTTGCGCCAGCGGAAGGTCGGGTTCAAGTCGCTGTGCGATGGGGCCATTGATACGACCACGGCGTCCGGCGAGTTGATCTTCCACATCTTCACCGCCTTGGCCCAGTTCGAGCGCCGGTTAATCCAGGAGCGGACCCGCGCCGGGCTGGAAGCGGCCCGTGCCCGTGGCCGGAAGGGAGGCCGGAAACCGATTGCTGTAGGTGACCCACGGTCCAGATGGCCAAGAAGTTGTACGCCGACAAGTCGCTCTCCATCGAGCACATCTGCCAGACCCTGCGGATTTCCAGGGCGACGTTCTACCGGTATCTGGCGGCGACCTGAACTTGACCCGAATCCAGGCGTAGGATAA
- a CDS encoding response regulator, translating into MKSGPATPFDPALHRILIVDDEEIVLHALRGLVSSAGHQVRSAPNPIEALRLVKQESFSVVLTDYQMPMLTGLEFLAEVKREQPDATRLLITAFPSLKTVTDAINKGEIYRFVLKPWIREELLATLANAVQRYELITRNTVLQAATLSMNDKLAALNQSLEAKNRKLAEANESLSKNLEHSVQICLKTIQTFYPTLGTQARRVFEVVRAMADALGMPGEERQVLEFGAWLHDIGLVGVPRQLIKKWQQSPESLTEAERALIEQHPVLGEDLAGFAHHLGAVGKLIRSHHERFDGSGYPDGLSGENIPWLGRLLGVAVSYAESNYSARDALEVIKHRSGTHFDPEAVRILLAACRRRTFPGNRKRSCWRN; encoded by the coding sequence ATGAAATCCGGTCCCGCCACTCCGTTCGATCCCGCTCTGCATCGCATCCTGATCGTGGATGACGAGGAGATCGTCCTGCACGCGCTGCGGGGTTTGGTGTCTTCGGCAGGGCATCAAGTCCGTTCGGCGCCGAACCCCATCGAGGCTTTGAGGCTGGTGAAGCAGGAGTCTTTCTCGGTGGTCTTGACGGATTACCAGATGCCGATGCTGACCGGTCTGGAGTTCCTGGCCGAAGTCAAGCGGGAGCAGCCCGACGCGACTCGTTTGTTGATCACGGCATTTCCGTCGTTGAAGACGGTGACCGACGCCATCAACAAGGGTGAAATCTATCGGTTCGTCTTGAAACCGTGGATCCGGGAGGAGTTGCTCGCGACGCTGGCCAATGCCGTGCAGCGCTACGAGTTGATTACGCGAAACACGGTGTTGCAAGCCGCCACGCTGTCGATGAACGACAAGTTGGCGGCCTTGAACCAATCGCTGGAGGCAAAGAATCGCAAGCTGGCCGAAGCCAACGAATCGCTTTCGAAGAACTTGGAGCACTCGGTGCAGATCTGCCTGAAAACGATTCAGACCTTTTATCCGACGCTGGGCACGCAAGCCCGGAGAGTGTTTGAAGTCGTTCGGGCCATGGCGGACGCGCTGGGGATGCCCGGCGAGGAGCGTCAGGTGTTGGAGTTCGGAGCATGGCTGCACGACATCGGGCTGGTGGGTGTGCCCCGCCAGTTGATCAAGAAGTGGCAGCAATCACCGGAATCGCTCACGGAAGCGGAGCGGGCGTTGATTGAGCAGCACCCTGTCTTAGGCGAGGATTTGGCGGGTTTTGCCCACCATTTGGGTGCGGTGGGAAAGCTGATTCGTTCCCATCACGAACGGTTCGATGGCAGCGGCTATCCTGATGGATTGAGCGGGGAAAACATTCCCTGGTTGGGACGGCTCCTGGGGGTGGCGGTCTCCTACGCGGAAAGCAATTATTCCGCGCGGGACGCCCTCGAGGTCATCAAACACCGTTCAGGGACTCACTTTGACCCCGAGGCGGTGCGCATTTTACTCGCAGCCTGCCGCAGGCGAACGTTCCCCGGAAACAGAAAGAGGTCCTGTTGGAGGAATTGA